A region of the Romboutsia hominis genome:
TATAATCTCACTTATTTTAACAAGTTTATTAACTTGATCTGGTTTTACGTCTGCTTTACCACTATTAAAGAATAATGAATCATTAAAGCTAACAACTAATCCTCTTTTTTCTATTGTTGTATTAACACTACCTGAAAGATTATTTTCTTTTAGATACTTATCTAACTTTTCTTTTACTTTCTCTAACTTTTCATTTTCACTTAGGCCATTTCCAGTTTCTCCACCCATATTGCTTCCAGTATCTGCTATAGCTGTTCCATCACCCATAGCCTCATTTAAAGCAGTTGTAAGTTTTTCATATTTCCCTTTATTTATACTACTCATTGCATACATTATAATGAAAAATATCATTAATAATGTTATAAAGTCTGCATAGGAAAGCAACCAACGTTCATGGTTTTCATGCTCTTCTTCTTCTTCAAATCTATTTCTTTTTTGCATGATTAACCCTCCAATTCAACGTGTTCTAAATATCTTTCTTCTAACTTAGCTTGATCCTTTTTATCTAAAAAACCTTTAAGAGTTTCTATAAATATTGTTGAGCTTACTTCTTGTTGAATTAATGTTATACCTTCCATTATAATTTCTTTTTCTAATTGTTCATTTTTTCCTAAATTTTTAAGTCTAGTTCCAATTGGAAGGAATATTAAGTTGGCACTTCCAAGTCCATAAAGAGTTGCTAAGAATGCAGCCGATATACTACCTCCTAGTGCATTCATATCTGCACTTGCTAGTCCTCCAAGAACGTGTATAAGACCTAAAACTGTACCAACGATACCCATAGTTGGTGCTGTTCCTCCAGCAGAGTCAAATATAGCTGCACCAACCTTATGTCTTTTAAAACTCATTGATGCTTCAATTTCTAACATATTTCTAAGCTCTTCAGGGTGAACCCCATCAATAGCTGATAAAAGTGCCTTTTTCATAAAAGGATCCATTTTTTCTTCTTCGTCTACTTCAGCTTCAA
Encoded here:
- a CDS encoding flagellar motor protein MotB, whose protein sequence is MQKRNRFEEEEEHENHERWLLSYADFITLLMIFFIIMYAMSSINKGKYEKLTTALNEAMGDGTAIADTGSNMGGETGNGLSENEKLEKVKEKLDKYLKENNLSGSVNTTIEKRGLVVSFNDSLFFNSGKADVKPDQVNKLVKISEIINKSLVKDSYIRVEGYTDNVPMHNEIFKSNWDLSVMRASNVAQILINNGGINPQKISAIGYSEYRPKSDNNTVEGKAKNRRVDILILNSKFNEVENNKK
- a CDS encoding motility protein A, with amino-acid sequence MTGLISLFLGFGFLLLGFMGEGGHASALVSWTPLVIVFGGTIGSLGTSFTPKQLKNIGRILKVAFTRKSADLVEVIAYLNHVLDKVKKEGFLSIEAEVDEEEKMDPFMKKALLSAIDGVHPEELRNMLEIEASMSFKRHKVGAAIFDSAGGTAPTMGIVGTVLGLIHVLGGLASADMNALGGSISAAFLATLYGLGSANLIFLPIGTRLKNLGKNEQLEKEIIMEGITLIQQEVSSTIFIETLKGFLDKKDQAKLEERYLEHVELEG